A DNA window from Candidatus Bodocaedibacter vickermanii contains the following coding sequences:
- the hrcA gene encoding heat-inducible transcriptional repressor HrcA, with protein sequence MEEFLDRRSQRIFQLIVDSYMESGEPVGSSTLSRRLSESLSPATIRNIMAHLEKVGLLYSPHTSAGRLPTEQGLKLYVQGLLDIGPISEIDKQILESNLDFQNRSFDEVLNEAITTLTGLSQCTGIVTAPTYNSPLKHVEFIYLSQGQALVVMVSNEGMIENRIMAIPEDMTPAHLVEAGNYLSAKLIGKTLDEAKALITKELEFEKNQLHAIAKHVVEKGLATWGASESLPTLIVKGQSNLLNVARTADDVSHIQRLFESLETKAGILDLLDSAKQGEGVQVFMGANSPLFHLSGCSMIVAPYKNSHHDVVGAIGVLGPARQNYGRIIPMVNYAAQLIEKFLKK encoded by the coding sequence ATGGAAGAATTTTTAGATCGTCGTTCGCAGCGTATTTTTCAGTTAATTGTGGATAGCTATATGGAAAGCGGTGAGCCAGTAGGGTCATCGACATTGTCGCGCCGTTTATCTGAAAGTTTATCACCTGCAACGATTCGAAATATTATGGCGCATTTAGAAAAAGTAGGGCTGTTGTATTCTCCCCATACTTCGGCAGGGCGTTTGCCAACCGAACAAGGCTTAAAGCTATATGTACAGGGGTTGCTAGATATCGGTCCCATTAGTGAGATCGATAAGCAGATTTTAGAATCAAATTTGGATTTTCAGAATCGTTCCTTTGACGAGGTGTTGAACGAAGCCATTACAACCTTAACGGGGTTGTCTCAGTGTACTGGGATTGTGACGGCTCCAACCTATAACTCACCCTTAAAACATGTTGAATTTATTTATCTGTCTCAAGGTCAAGCCTTGGTCGTGATGGTGTCTAACGAAGGCATGATTGAAAATCGTATCATGGCCATTCCAGAGGACATGACGCCGGCTCATTTAGTTGAGGCCGGAAATTATTTATCAGCAAAATTGATTGGAAAAACGCTGGACGAGGCCAAAGCCTTAATCACAAAAGAACTAGAATTTGAGAAAAACCAGCTGCATGCAATAGCAAAACATGTGGTAGAAAAAGGGCTTGCAACGTGGGGCGCATCGGAAAGTTTGCCCACATTGATTGTTAAAGGACAATCGAACTTATTAAATGTTGCGCGAACTGCGGACGATGTGTCCCATATTCAGCGCCTGTTCGAAAGTCTTGAAACCAAAGCAGGAATTTTAGACTTACTTGATTCTGCAAAACAAGGTGAAGGCGTTCAAGTGTTTATGGGTGCGAACAGCCCATTGTTCCACTTGTCAGGCTGTTCAATGATTGTTGCCCCCTATAAAAATTCACACCATGATGTCGTTGGTGCCATCGGAGTGCTGGGGCCCGCCCGACAGAATTACGGACGCATCATCCCCATGGTGAATTATGCAGCTCAATTGATTGAGAAGTTTCTGAAAAAATAG